Proteins encoded in a region of the Deltaproteobacteria bacterium genome:
- a CDS encoding nuclear transport factor 2 family protein, producing MRGDAEDTIEITQLLYRYAVAIDAKDWKALERVFTPDARIHYAVAGGIDLRFPELAGWLAHAMSIFKSTQHVITNPLVELAGDVVRCSSYLTGTHVQVRIDSGEEVLVTEGSRYDDELVRTRDGFRICSRRLERIWLDGRYQGPDQIRLFPTT from the coding sequence ATGCGCGGCGACGCGGAAGACACGATCGAGATCACGCAGCTCCTCTACCGCTACGCAGTCGCGATCGACGCCAAGGACTGGAAGGCGCTCGAGCGCGTCTTCACGCCCGACGCGCGGATCCACTACGCGGTCGCCGGCGGCATCGATCTGCGCTTCCCCGAGCTCGCCGGCTGGCTCGCGCACGCGATGTCGATCTTCAAGTCCACGCAGCACGTGATCACCAACCCGCTTGTCGAGCTCGCGGGCGACGTCGTGCGCTGCAGCTCCTACCTGACCGGCACGCACGTTCAGGTGCGGATCGATTCGGGCGAAGAGGTCCTGGTCACCGAGGGCAGCCGCTACGACGACGAGCTCGTGCGCACCCGCGACGGCTTCCGCATCTGCTCGCGCCGCCTCGAGCGCATCTGGCTCGACGGCCGCTACCAGGGGCCCGATCAGATCCGGCTCTTTCCGACGACGTGA
- a CDS encoding enoyl-CoA hydratase/isomerase family protein produces MSELLYEKDGPIATLTLNRPERMNTISGPMLDELSARLLEANADRDVRVIVLTGTGRAFCAGLDLQDASSGKGIGGGGAMGSTLDLRSAPPTVLHELDTPVICALNGGAAGYGMDLALGCDIRIASSRAKLAAAFTRRGVLPESGGTWLLPRLVGWAKASEIIFTGRTLDADQCLALGLVNQVVPEAELAQATRALANEIASNAPLAVQSAKRMMRMGLSEPFGEHVHHVFLQLLPLFQSQDFREGMMSFLEKREPKFHGK; encoded by the coding sequence ATGAGCGAGCTGCTCTACGAGAAAGACGGACCGATCGCGACCCTGACCCTGAACCGCCCCGAGCGGATGAACACGATCTCGGGCCCGATGCTCGACGAGCTCTCCGCGCGGCTGCTCGAGGCCAACGCGGACCGCGACGTGCGCGTGATCGTCCTGACCGGCACGGGCCGCGCGTTCTGCGCGGGACTCGACCTGCAGGACGCATCGAGCGGCAAGGGGATCGGCGGCGGCGGAGCGATGGGCTCGACGCTCGACCTGCGCAGCGCCCCGCCCACGGTGCTGCACGAGCTCGACACGCCCGTGATCTGCGCGCTGAACGGGGGCGCGGCGGGCTACGGAATGGACCTGGCGCTGGGCTGCGACATCCGCATCGCGAGCTCGCGCGCGAAGCTCGCCGCCGCGTTCACGCGCCGCGGCGTGCTGCCCGAGTCGGGCGGGACGTGGCTTCTGCCGCGGCTGGTCGGCTGGGCGAAGGCGTCGGAGATCATCTTCACCGGCCGCACGCTCGACGCAGATCAGTGTCTGGCGCTGGGGCTGGTGAACCAGGTCGTGCCCGAGGCGGAGCTCGCGCAGGCCACGCGCGCGCTCGCCAACGAGATCGCCTCGAACGCGCCGCTCGCCGTGCAGTCGGCCAAGCGCATGATGCGGATGGGCCTCTCGGAGCCGTTCGGCGAGCACGTGCACCACGTCTTCCTGCAGCTCCTGCCGCTGTTCCAGAGCCAGGACTTCCGCGAGGGCATGATGAGCTTCCTCGAGAAGCGCGAGCCGAAGTTCCACGGGAAGTAG
- a CDS encoding AI-2E family transporter: MNEPGKGAGLVVARVLVGLALLVATLWVLRPFLVPGAWAAITAYVTWPVYARARALTKRPALTAGFFTLVLAAIVAIPVGWLLVVLATEATQVAAQLRDWAAQGGPFPEFVTARPWLDSRLQELRENTLFGHAGLGEWIGRYGSDLSSRAVTITGGIARNLLDFLITIVVLFALYLDGERVGTQARRLAVLLMPSNDPGLVDHVGAIVRAVVFGLLGTAIVQGALAGLGFWVLDVPSAVFLGFATVLTALLPGGPAIIWGATCVWLYFEGRVGATIALALYGALIVSTVDNFLRPLLISGSTRIPFLLVFLGVLGGLASLGLLGMFVGPVLLAVGFGLLAEFPDRVAPRAAGE, from the coding sequence ATGAACGAGCCAGGCAAGGGCGCGGGCCTCGTCGTCGCGCGCGTGCTCGTTGGCCTGGCGCTGCTCGTGGCCACGCTCTGGGTGCTGCGGCCGTTCCTCGTGCCGGGAGCCTGGGCGGCCATCACCGCGTACGTGACCTGGCCGGTCTACGCGCGGGCGCGCGCGCTCACCAAGCGCCCGGCGCTCACGGCGGGCTTCTTCACGCTCGTGCTGGCCGCGATCGTCGCGATTCCAGTCGGCTGGCTGCTGGTGGTGCTGGCCACCGAGGCCACGCAGGTGGCGGCGCAGCTTCGCGACTGGGCCGCGCAGGGGGGGCCGTTCCCCGAGTTCGTGACCGCTCGACCCTGGCTCGACTCGCGCCTGCAGGAGCTGCGCGAGAACACGCTCTTCGGCCACGCGGGGCTCGGCGAGTGGATCGGCCGCTACGGCAGCGACCTGTCGTCGCGCGCGGTCACGATCACGGGCGGCATCGCGCGCAACCTGCTCGACTTCCTGATCACGATCGTCGTGCTCTTCGCGCTCTACCTGGACGGCGAGCGCGTCGGCACGCAGGCGCGGCGCCTGGCCGTGCTGCTGATGCCGAGCAACGACCCCGGCCTAGTCGACCACGTGGGCGCGATCGTGCGTGCGGTGGTCTTCGGCCTGCTCGGCACCGCGATCGTGCAAGGGGCGCTCGCGGGGCTCGGCTTCTGGGTGCTGGACGTGCCGTCGGCCGTCTTCCTCGGCTTCGCGACCGTGCTGACGGCGCTGCTGCCGGGCGGCCCGGCCATCATCTGGGGCGCGACCTGCGTCTGGCTCTACTTCGAGGGCCGCGTCGGCGCGACGATCGCGCTCGCCCTCTACGGCGCGCTGATCGTCAGCACCGTCGACAACTTCCTGCGCCCGCTCCTGATCAGCGGCTCGACGCGCATCCCGTTCCTGCTCGTCTTCCTCGGCGTGCTCGGCGGCCTGGCCAGCCTTGGCCTGCTCGGAATGTTCGTCGGCCCCGTCCTCCTCGCCGTCGGCTTCGGCCTGCTCGCCGAGTTCCCGGACCGCGTCGCGCCGCGCGCGGCCGGCGAGTAG
- a CDS encoding thiolase domain-containing protein, producing MASRSAVIGIGQTKYDAKRIDVSMPGLVREAALRALEDADLSFADVDAVVIGKAPDMFEGVMMPELFLAEALGGAGKPMIRVHTAGSVGGSTGIVASSLVESGIFERVLCVGFEKQSESNAMWALTVSPPFSVAVVAGAGGYFAPLIRAYIRRSGAPEDTGIRVAVKDRQNALKNPYAHVKIPGVTFEQVMNSPMLWDPIRYLETCPSSDGACAMIFASESAAAKAPGKPAWVHATAMRSEPTMFAGRDQVNPLAARMNAADLYKKARITNPRAEIDCAEIYVPFSWFEPMWMESMGFAEEGQGWKMTYEGATAIDGDLPVNMSGGVLSSNPIGASGLIRFAEAAMQVRGQAGEHQVDGVRKALGHAYGGGSQYFSTYIVADHKP from the coding sequence ATGGCCAGCCGCAGCGCCGTGATCGGGATCGGCCAGACCAAGTACGACGCCAAGCGCATCGACGTGTCGATGCCCGGGCTGGTGCGCGAGGCCGCGCTTCGCGCGCTCGAGGACGCGGACCTCTCCTTCGCCGACGTCGACGCGGTCGTGATCGGCAAGGCGCCCGACATGTTCGAGGGCGTGATGATGCCGGAGCTGTTCCTCGCCGAGGCGCTCGGCGGCGCGGGAAAGCCGATGATCCGCGTGCACACCGCCGGCAGCGTCGGCGGCTCGACGGGAATCGTCGCGTCGTCGCTGGTCGAGTCGGGGATCTTCGAGCGCGTGCTCTGCGTCGGCTTCGAGAAGCAGTCGGAGTCGAACGCGATGTGGGCGCTCACCGTGTCGCCGCCGTTCAGCGTCGCCGTCGTGGCGGGCGCGGGCGGCTACTTCGCGCCGCTGATCCGCGCCTACATCCGCCGCTCCGGCGCGCCCGAGGACACGGGCATCCGCGTCGCGGTGAAGGACCGCCAGAACGCGCTAAAGAACCCGTACGCGCACGTGAAGATTCCCGGCGTCACGTTCGAGCAGGTGATGAACTCGCCGATGCTCTGGGATCCGATCCGCTATCTCGAGACCTGCCCGTCGTCGGACGGCGCATGCGCGATGATCTTCGCGAGCGAGAGCGCGGCGGCGAAGGCGCCGGGAAAGCCCGCCTGGGTGCACGCCACCGCGATGCGCTCCGAGCCCACCATGTTCGCGGGCCGCGACCAGGTGAACCCGCTCGCAGCTAGGATGAACGCCGCCGATCTGTACAAGAAGGCGCGCATCACCAACCCGCGCGCCGAGATCGACTGCGCGGAGATCTACGTGCCGTTCTCGTGGTTCGAGCCGATGTGGATGGAGTCGATGGGCTTCGCCGAGGAAGGCCAGGGCTGGAAGATGACCTACGAGGGCGCGACCGCGATCGACGGCGATCTGCCGGTGAACATGTCGGGGGGCGTGCTGTCCTCGAACCCGATCGGCGCCTCGGGCCTGATCCGCTTCGCCGAGGCCGCGATGCAGGTGCGCGGCCAGGCGGGCGAGCACCAGGTCGACGGCGTGCGCAAGGCGCTCGGCCACGCCTACGGCGGCGGCTCGCAGTACTTCAGCACCTACATCGTCGCCGACCACAAGCCTTAG
- a CDS encoding SDR family oxidoreductase produces the protein MRLTGRIAIVTGGARGIGAGIARCLAAEGAKVGIVDIDGAEAEKTAASLGVAAVGVAADASEVDAIAAATARIHAELGGLDIFVNNAGAGTGVIRPEEIPTGPGLENLPQVSWDSQLANNLRTTFAGCRAAIPRLRARGGGAIVNIASIAGLMPSPQLAAYGAAKAGVVHLTKSLALELGPSNIRVNAICPGFLWTRAWEGLATMMKLTRAELSAMEPREIFLAMVKQATPLGREQTPEDIGKLVCFLASDDAINITGQEIKVDGGITLRTGAGV, from the coding sequence ATGAGGCTCACGGGAAGGATCGCGATCGTGACCGGCGGCGCGCGCGGGATCGGGGCGGGCATCGCCCGCTGCCTGGCGGCCGAAGGAGCGAAGGTCGGAATCGTCGACATCGACGGCGCGGAAGCGGAGAAGACCGCGGCGTCGCTCGGGGTCGCCGCGGTGGGTGTCGCCGCGGATGCCTCGGAGGTGGACGCGATCGCGGCGGCGACCGCGCGCATCCACGCCGAGCTCGGCGGTCTCGACATCTTCGTGAACAACGCGGGCGCGGGCACAGGCGTGATCCGGCCGGAGGAGATCCCGACCGGCCCGGGGCTCGAGAATCTGCCGCAGGTCTCGTGGGACTCGCAGCTCGCGAACAACCTGCGAACCACGTTCGCGGGCTGCCGCGCCGCGATCCCGCGCCTGCGCGCGCGCGGCGGCGGCGCGATCGTGAACATCGCCTCGATCGCGGGTCTGATGCCCTCTCCGCAGCTCGCAGCGTACGGTGCCGCGAAAGCGGGCGTGGTGCACCTGACCAAGTCGCTCGCGCTGGAGCTCGGGCCGTCGAACATCCGCGTGAACGCGATCTGCCCGGGCTTCCTCTGGACGCGCGCCTGGGAGGGCCTGGCGACGATGATGAAGCTCACGCGCGCGGAGCTCAGCGCGATGGAGCCACGCGAGATCTTCCTGGCCATGGTGAAGCAGGCCACGCCGCTCGGCCGCGAGCAGACGCCGGAGGACATCGGCAAGCTGGTCTGCTTCCTCGCCAGCGACGACGCGATCAACATCACCGGGCAGGAGATCAAGGTCGACGGCGGCATCACGCTGCGCACGGGCGCCGGCGTCTAG
- a CDS encoding acyl-CoA synthetase, whose amino-acid sequence MADHGFWSYAQRDPSRLALIAPDERAYTRGELFALQNRIANGLRALGLRQGDAVAVALPNCAEFFALNLACAQSGWYLVPINWHLAPAEIAYIVADSEAKAFIASDRIADTCRAAADEIRFPASGRFAIGAIPSFRPFDELVAGQPETLPAERAAGAVMNYTSGTTGKPKGVRRPLPPLDPDIIATLFTGFLSMFGIKPEDGNVHIVGSPLYHTAVLVFASSSMHFGHPVVLMDKWTPEDCLRLIDKYRVTTSHMVPTQFHRMLALPPEVRAKYDCSSTRTMVHAAAPCPPDVKRRMLDWWGDSIFEYYAATEGGGTLVTPQGWRVHPGTVGRAWPGAEIKIFDDAGQELPTGQQGTVYMRLGQADFEYHKDSEKTRKNRIGNYFTVGDVGYLNDAGYLFLCDRKIDMIISGGANIYPAEIENVLLGHPKIADVAVFGIPNADWGEEVKAVVEPAAGVEPGPQLAAEILAFCADKLAKFKLPRTIDFLAELPRDPNGKLYKRKLRDPYWAGRERAI is encoded by the coding sequence GTGGCAGACCATGGCTTCTGGAGCTACGCGCAGCGCGACCCGTCGCGGCTCGCGTTGATCGCGCCCGACGAGCGTGCCTACACTCGCGGCGAGCTGTTCGCGCTGCAGAACCGGATCGCGAACGGCCTTCGCGCGCTGGGTCTGCGACAGGGCGACGCGGTGGCCGTGGCGCTTCCGAACTGCGCGGAGTTCTTCGCGCTGAACCTCGCCTGCGCGCAGTCGGGCTGGTACCTGGTGCCGATCAACTGGCACCTCGCGCCGGCCGAGATCGCCTACATCGTCGCCGACAGCGAGGCGAAGGCGTTCATCGCATCGGACCGAATCGCCGACACCTGCCGCGCCGCGGCCGACGAGATCCGCTTCCCCGCTTCGGGGCGATTCGCGATCGGCGCGATCCCGAGCTTCCGTCCCTTCGACGAGCTCGTCGCCGGCCAGCCCGAGACGCTTCCCGCCGAGCGCGCCGCGGGCGCGGTGATGAACTACACCTCGGGCACGACCGGAAAGCCCAAGGGCGTGCGCCGGCCGCTGCCGCCGCTCGATCCCGACATCATCGCGACGCTCTTCACCGGCTTCCTGTCGATGTTCGGGATCAAGCCCGAGGACGGAAACGTCCACATCGTCGGCTCGCCGCTCTACCACACGGCGGTGCTGGTCTTCGCGTCCTCGTCCATGCACTTCGGTCACCCGGTGGTGCTGATGGACAAGTGGACGCCGGAGGACTGCCTGCGCCTGATCGACAAGTACCGAGTCACCACGAGTCACATGGTGCCGACGCAGTTCCACCGCATGCTCGCGCTGCCGCCGGAGGTGCGCGCGAAGTACGACTGCAGCTCGACCCGCACGATGGTGCACGCGGCAGCGCCCTGCCCGCCCGACGTGAAGCGGCGAATGCTGGACTGGTGGGGCGACTCGATCTTCGAGTACTACGCGGCCACCGAGGGCGGCGGCACGCTCGTCACGCCACAGGGGTGGCGCGTGCACCCGGGCACGGTCGGCCGCGCCTGGCCCGGCGCCGAGATCAAGATCTTCGACGACGCGGGGCAGGAGCTCCCCACCGGCCAGCAGGGCACGGTGTACATGCGCCTGGGGCAGGCCGACTTCGAGTACCACAAGGACAGCGAGAAGACGCGCAAGAACCGGATCGGCAACTACTTCACCGTCGGCGACGTCGGCTACCTGAACGACGCGGGCTACCTGTTCCTGTGTGACCGCAAGATCGACATGATCATCTCGGGCGGCGCGAACATCTACCCGGCCGAGATCGAGAACGTGCTGCTCGGCCACCCGAAGATCGCCGACGTCGCGGTCTTCGGGATCCCCAACGCCGACTGGGGCGAGGAGGTGAAGGCCGTGGTCGAGCCCGCCGCCGGCGTCGAGCCGGGCCCACAGCTCGCCGCCGAGATCCTCGCCTTCTGCGCCGACAAGCTCGCGAAGTTCAAGCTGCCCCGGACGATCGACTTCCTCGCCGAGCTCCCGCGCGACCCCAACGGCAAGCTCTACAAGCGCAAGCTCCGCGACCCCTACTGGGCCGGCCGCGAGCGCGCGATCTGA
- a CDS encoding lipid-transfer protein, giving the protein MMREVAIVSFAQSTSPRDTRNEVEFLMPVVQEAVRAAKLPRAEIGFTCSGSSDYLQGQSFAFVGALDAVGAWPPIKESHVEMDGAWALYEAWIKIQTGDVDSALVYSFGKSSSGDLAEILALQLDPYTMLPLWPDAHSLAAIQARAFLEATGKSERDLAAVVARSRRDAVANPHAVVSGSVDIEKLLAEPYVCSPLRAHDLPPITDGASAMVVVAGEKARELCARPVWIRGFDHRIEPLGLGLRDLSRSASTEIAAAKAGVHAGRVDFAELHAPYSHQELILRAALGLGEGVAINPSGGALASHPYMAAGLVRIGEAAQRIAAGRGDRAVAHATQGPCLQQNLVCVLEGD; this is encoded by the coding sequence CTGATGCGCGAGGTGGCGATCGTCTCGTTCGCGCAGTCGACCAGCCCGCGCGACACGCGAAACGAGGTCGAGTTCCTGATGCCGGTGGTGCAGGAGGCCGTGCGCGCCGCGAAGCTGCCGCGCGCGGAGATCGGCTTCACCTGCTCGGGCTCGAGCGACTACCTGCAGGGGCAGAGCTTCGCCTTCGTCGGCGCGCTCGACGCGGTCGGCGCCTGGCCGCCGATCAAGGAGTCGCACGTCGAGATGGACGGCGCCTGGGCGCTGTACGAGGCGTGGATCAAGATCCAGACCGGCGACGTCGACTCGGCGCTGGTCTACTCGTTCGGCAAGTCGTCGTCGGGGGATCTGGCCGAGATCCTGGCGCTGCAGCTCGACCCGTACACGATGCTGCCGCTCTGGCCCGACGCGCACAGCCTGGCCGCGATCCAGGCGCGCGCGTTTCTCGAAGCCACTGGCAAGAGCGAACGCGACCTGGCGGCCGTCGTCGCGCGCAGCCGGCGTGACGCGGTGGCGAATCCGCACGCCGTGGTGAGCGGCAGCGTCGACATCGAGAAGCTTCTCGCCGAGCCGTACGTCTGCTCGCCGCTTCGCGCGCACGACCTGCCGCCGATCACCGACGGGGCGTCGGCGATGGTCGTGGTCGCGGGCGAGAAGGCGCGGGAGCTCTGCGCGCGGCCGGTCTGGATCCGCGGCTTCGATCACCGGATCGAGCCGCTGGGGCTCGGGCTTCGCGACCTCTCGCGCTCGGCGTCGACGGAGATCGCGGCGGCGAAGGCGGGCGTGCACGCGGGCCGGGTCGACTTCGCCGAGCTGCACGCGCCGTACTCGCACCAGGAGCTGATCCTGCGCGCGGCGCTGGGGCTCGGCGAGGGCGTCGCGATCAACCCGTCGGGGGGCGCGCTCGCCTCTCACCCGTACATGGCCGCGGGGCTGGTCCGGATCGGCGAGGCCGCACAGCGGATCGCGGCCGGGCGCGGCGATCGCGCGGTCGCGCACGCGACGCAGGGCCCGTGCCTGCAGCAGAACCTGGTCTGCGTGCTGGAGGGCGACTGA
- a CDS encoding GNAT family N-acetyltransferase, producing the protein MSRIEVRDFASADLAPAAQLLSDRFARAGAPAAGSAFAPHDTASCRKVLERLASEKYVRGAIASASGAPIGFLFAQANLTAPDSALSYFSPAFSVGSPLSGHAVAGGHDPGVVYRELFAFLAADLVRDGFLDFGVGVLVSEREVADAWSALGFGRHFTLALRGVEPLPAPPRADLEIREAQEGDLPGVFELLAEQRRFHARAPMFLPDLRILREPQEAMTRALLGQPRCPIFVAWRDGRALGMQLFAPRSFVPWPLRDDATVYLFQGVVRESERGGGVGAALLENSLAWMRREGVRRCGLHFLAANPSGSVFWTRHGFRPAEHTLHRTVDARIAWSAR; encoded by the coding sequence GTGAGTCGGATCGAGGTTCGCGATTTCGCGAGCGCGGATCTCGCGCCCGCGGCGCAGCTGCTCTCGGATCGCTTCGCGCGCGCGGGCGCGCCGGCGGCCGGCTCCGCCTTCGCGCCGCACGACACGGCCTCGTGTCGCAAGGTGCTCGAGCGCCTCGCGTCCGAGAAGTACGTGCGCGGCGCGATCGCGAGCGCATCCGGCGCGCCGATCGGCTTCCTGTTCGCGCAAGCGAACCTGACCGCGCCGGATTCGGCGCTCTCGTATTTCAGCCCGGCGTTCTCGGTCGGCAGCCCGCTCTCGGGCCACGCGGTGGCCGGGGGTCACGATCCCGGCGTGGTCTACCGCGAGCTCTTCGCGTTCCTTGCGGCCGACTTGGTAAGGGACGGGTTCCTCGACTTCGGTGTGGGCGTGCTCGTGTCCGAGCGCGAGGTCGCGGACGCCTGGTCCGCGCTCGGCTTCGGCCGGCACTTCACGCTCGCGCTTCGCGGCGTCGAGCCTCTGCCAGCGCCTCCGCGCGCGGATCTCGAGATCCGCGAGGCGCAGGAGGGCGATCTTCCCGGCGTCTTCGAGCTGCTCGCCGAGCAGCGGCGCTTCCACGCGCGCGCGCCCATGTTCCTGCCGGATCTGCGCATCCTGCGCGAGCCGCAAGAGGCGATGACGCGCGCGCTTCTCGGCCAGCCGCGCTGCCCGATCTTCGTCGCCTGGCGCGACGGCCGCGCGCTCGGCATGCAGCTCTTCGCGCCGCGCTCGTTCGTGCCCTGGCCGCTCCGCGACGACGCGACCGTCTACCTGTTCCAGGGCGTGGTGCGCGAGAGCGAGCGGGGCGGCGGCGTCGGCGCGGCGCTGCTCGAGAACTCGCTCGCCTGGATGCGCCGAGAAGGCGTGCGCCGCTGCGGGCTGCACTTCCTGGCCGCGAATCCGTCCGGATCGGTGTTCTGGACCCGGCACGGATTCCGGCCGGCCGAGCACACACTGCATCGCACGGTCGACGCGCGAATCGCCTGGAGCGCCCGATGA
- a CDS encoding LLM class F420-dependent oxidoreductase: MKLGLQLGYWQGQPPTNHVALAQEAERLGYDSVWTAEAWGSDAFTPLAWIGAHTSKIKLATGIVQISARTPASTAMHALTLDHLSKGRVILGLGVSGPQVVEGWYGQPFDKPLARTREYVSIIRKILRREEPVSNAGPHYPLPYTGPGAWGLGKPLRSIVHPLRADLPIYLGAEGPKNVALAAEICDGWTPLYFSPFRPEVYAESLAGAKPGFQIAQGVAVNITNDLQAGLAPVKAMLGFYIGGMGAKQRNFHKELMGRMGFEAEADKIQDLFFAGKRAEAIAAVPDQFADEVSLVGPIERIRDRLQAWKKTPVTTLLVAAGDPAVMRTMAELVL, encoded by the coding sequence ATGAAGCTCGGACTGCAGCTCGGCTACTGGCAGGGACAGCCGCCCACCAACCACGTGGCGCTCGCGCAGGAGGCGGAGCGGCTCGGCTACGACTCGGTCTGGACCGCGGAGGCCTGGGGCTCGGACGCGTTCACGCCGCTGGCCTGGATCGGAGCGCACACCAGCAAGATCAAGCTCGCCACCGGCATCGTGCAGATCTCCGCGCGCACGCCGGCGTCGACCGCCATGCACGCGCTCACGCTCGACCACCTGTCGAAGGGCCGCGTGATCCTGGGGCTCGGCGTCTCGGGCCCGCAGGTGGTCGAGGGCTGGTACGGCCAGCCCTTCGACAAGCCGCTCGCGCGCACCCGCGAGTACGTCTCGATCATCCGCAAGATCCTGCGCCGCGAGGAGCCGGTCTCGAACGCTGGCCCGCACTACCCGCTGCCCTACACCGGCCCGGGCGCGTGGGGGCTGGGCAAGCCGCTGCGCTCGATCGTGCACCCGCTGCGCGCGGACCTGCCGATCTACCTGGGCGCGGAGGGGCCGAAGAACGTCGCGCTGGCCGCGGAGATCTGCGACGGCTGGACGCCGCTCTACTTCTCGCCGTTCCGGCCCGAGGTCTACGCGGAGTCGCTGGCGGGCGCGAAGCCCGGCTTCCAGATCGCGCAGGGCGTGGCGGTGAACATCACGAACGACCTGCAGGCGGGGCTTGCGCCGGTGAAGGCGATGCTCGGCTTCTACATCGGCGGCATGGGCGCCAAGCAGCGCAACTTCCACAAGGAGCTGATGGGCCGGATGGGCTTCGAGGCCGAGGCCGACAAGATCCAGGACCTGTTCTTCGCGGGAAAGCGCGCCGAGGCGATCGCCGCGGTGCCGGACCAGTTCGCGGACGAGGTCTCGCTGGTCGGGCCGATCGAGCGCATTCGCGACCGGCTGCAGGCGTGGAAGAAGACGCCGGTCACCACGCTGCTCGTCGCCGCGGGCGATCCCGCGGTGATGCGCACGATGGCCGAGCTGGTGCTGTAG
- a CDS encoding DUF3047 domain-containing protein, giving the protein MALASLAKRWGALRERLPRDLLARTLAGAQLLRLPANVPPWTQTGIRVAKGDEVTILAEGRAIVSVEAGLASRPRYALWARLGGRGPIWTGTRDTQSFRCDRDGALELAIYNGEWKSPDGVLATPVEAYAGLTGEIFALILHWRGEARDGLAAIERAAPGEPLVAAELARMANPAVRPAGWNYLWFLGQSETFRTLRSRDVGPSIGCVTDDDVAILRRPVSLPLGPDTEIAWRWRVTSLPSAKPEDQLLCHDYLSVAVEFDNGRDLSWYWSAALPPETHFACPIPQWTPRETHLVVRSGADGLGAWKSERRNVFADCARAMGEPPARIVAVWLIAVSLFQHGRGEAEFAQIELSSAGERVEVAGR; this is encoded by the coding sequence GTGGCTCTAGCCAGCCTCGCGAAGCGCTGGGGGGCGCTGCGGGAACGCCTGCCGCGCGATCTTCTGGCGCGCACGCTCGCCGGGGCGCAGCTGCTGCGGCTGCCCGCGAACGTGCCGCCGTGGACGCAGACGGGAATTCGCGTCGCCAAGGGCGACGAGGTCACGATCCTGGCCGAGGGGCGCGCGATCGTCTCGGTCGAGGCGGGTCTCGCCTCGCGGCCGCGCTACGCGCTCTGGGCGCGGCTCGGCGGACGGGGACCGATCTGGACCGGCACGCGCGACACGCAGAGCTTCCGCTGCGATCGCGACGGCGCGCTCGAGCTCGCGATCTACAACGGCGAGTGGAAGTCGCCCGACGGCGTGCTCGCGACGCCGGTCGAGGCGTACGCGGGTCTCACCGGCGAGATCTTCGCGCTGATCCTGCACTGGCGCGGCGAGGCGCGCGATGGCCTCGCGGCGATCGAGCGCGCCGCGCCCGGCGAGCCGCTGGTCGCCGCGGAGCTGGCGCGGATGGCGAATCCCGCCGTGCGCCCGGCGGGCTGGAACTACCTGTGGTTCCTCGGCCAGAGCGAGACGTTCCGCACGCTGCGCTCGCGCGACGTCGGCCCGAGCATCGGCTGCGTGACCGACGACGACGTCGCGATCCTGCGCCGGCCCGTCTCTCTTCCGCTCGGACCCGACACGGAGATCGCCTGGCGCTGGCGCGTGACGTCGCTTCCGTCGGCGAAGCCCGAGGACCAGCTCCTGTGCCACGACTATCTCTCGGTCGCGGTCGAGTTCGACAACGGCCGCGATCTGTCCTGGTACTGGAGCGCGGCGCTCCCGCCCGAGACGCACTTCGCCTGCCCGATTCCGCAGTGGACCCCGCGCGAGACCCACCTGGTGGTGCGTTCCGGCGCGGACGGGCTCGGCGCCTGGAAGAGCGAGCGGAGAAACGTCTTCGCCGACTGCGCGCGCGCGATGGGCGAGCCGCCCGCGCGGATCGTCGCGGTCTGGCTGATCGCGGTGAGCCTGTTCCAGCACGGCCGCGGCGAGGCGGAGTTCGCCCAGATCGAGCTCTCGTCCGCCGGGGAGCGCGTCGAGGTCGCGGGCCGGTGA